CTGAACTTCAGAGCGTAGTGAGCTAAATAAAACCAATCTATACAAGAACCTATGTCAAAATAGGTCGGATAGAGACAAGGACGTAAGGCAAACCATGACAAAGTTCGTATTTGTGACCGGTGGAGTGGTTTCCAGTATTGGCAAAGGAATTGTGGCGGCTAGCTTAGGGAGGCTGCTCAAATCCCGCAACTACTCCGTCTCCATTTTGAAGCTTGACCCCTATATCAACGTCGATCCAGGGACCATGAGCCCGTTCCAGCATGGTGAAGTCTTTGTCACCGATGATGGTGCTGAAACCGATTTAGACTTAGGTCACTATGAGCGCTTTACCGATACAGCCATGTCCCGACTGAATAGCGTCACCACGGGGTCGATTTACCAGTCCGTCTTAAATAAAGAGCGGCGGGGTGATTATGAAGGGGGCACGGTACAAGTGATCCCACATATCACAACTGAGATCAAAGAACGGATTATGCGGGTGGCGAAACAAGCGACTCCCGATGTTCTAATTACAGAGATTGGTGGCACGGTAGGGGATATTGAGTCCTTACCGTTTCTAGAAGCCATTCGTCAATTCCGCAAAGATGTGGGCCGGGACAATATCCTCTATACCCACGTCACCTTGATGCCGTGGATCCCTTCAGCAGGGGAAATGAAAACCAAACCTACCCAGCACTCCGTTAAAGAACTGCGCTCCATCGGTATTCAGCCCGATATTCTCGTCTGTCGCTGCGATCGCCCCCTCTCTGCAGGCATCAAAGAAAAAGTATCAGAATTTTGTGACGTTCCTGTTGAGGCAGTGATCACCTCTCAAGATGCCAGCAGTATTTACGCTGTCCCCCTCATTCTGGAACAAGAAGGCCTAGCCCAGCAGGTTCTCAAGTTTATGCACTTAGAACAACGGCGGCCTGATTTAACGCAATGGCAAGCCCTGGTTCACCAGCTCGATCATCCTTCACAAACCATTGAAGTTGCGTTAGTCGGGAAGTACGTGCAGCTCAGTGATGCCTATTTATCAGTTGTAGAATCCCTGCAACATGCTGCCGTTGCTCAAGGGATTGCCGTTCAGATTCGTTGGGTCAATTCAGAAGACATCGAAGCCCATGGCCCAGATCGATATCTAGCAGGCGCGGCGGGCATTATTGTTCCGGGTGGTTTTGGCATTCGGGGTGTCGATGGCAAAATTGCTGCGATTCAATATGCTCGGGACCATCAAGTTCCCTTTCTAGGACTCTGTTTGGGCATGCAGTGCGCGGTCATTGAATGGGCCCGTCATGTTTCTGGCTTAAGTGATGCGAACAGTGCTGAATTTAATCCAGACACGCGCAACCCTGTTATTAACCTCCTACCTGAGCAGCAAGATGTGGTGGATCTGGGAGGAACCATGCGGTTGGGCTTATATCCTTGCCGTCTCGTCCCCGATACCCTAGCCGCTCGCCTGTATCCCCAAGAGACGATCGTGTATGAGCGCCATCGGCATCGCTATGAATTTAACAATGCTTATCGGCCCTTATTTTTAGAATCCGGCTATGTGGTTAGCGGAACCTCTCCCGATGGTCGCCTAGTCGAGATGATTGAACTCCCCTCCCATCCCTTCTT
The genomic region above belongs to Acaryochloris sp. CCMEE 5410 and contains:
- a CDS encoding CTP synthase; its protein translation is MTKFVFVTGGVVSSIGKGIVAASLGRLLKSRNYSVSILKLDPYINVDPGTMSPFQHGEVFVTDDGAETDLDLGHYERFTDTAMSRLNSVTTGSIYQSVLNKERRGDYEGGTVQVIPHITTEIKERIMRVAKQATPDVLITEIGGTVGDIESLPFLEAIRQFRKDVGRDNILYTHVTLMPWIPSAGEMKTKPTQHSVKELRSIGIQPDILVCRCDRPLSAGIKEKVSEFCDVPVEAVITSQDASSIYAVPLILEQEGLAQQVLKFMHLEQRRPDLTQWQALVHQLDHPSQTIEVALVGKYVQLSDAYLSVVESLQHAAVAQGIAVQIRWVNSEDIEAHGPDRYLAGAAGIIVPGGFGIRGVDGKIAAIQYARDHQVPFLGLCLGMQCAVIEWARHVSGLSDANSAEFNPDTRNPVINLLPEQQDVVDLGGTMRLGLYPCRLVPDTLAARLYPQETIVYERHRHRYEFNNAYRPLFLESGYVVSGTSPDGRLVEMIELPSHPFFIATQFHPEFRSRPNDPHPLFAGLVGACLAANGNNANHQESAPAEPLVSEPLSS